One Arthrobacter sp. Marseille-P9274 genomic region harbors:
- a CDS encoding ABC transporter permease produces the protein MSTVLDRLDRKGSAASVPQIPLPERVRLFFRLRPAAFATILTVAMLAINIALQPNFGPVQQLAAFAPMALAAMATAAAVVGGGIDLSISAQMTFASILLVGYLTPAGLGGYIAIPILLAAGALLGMLNGLLAVVLRLPPIVASLASMFILTGVNLRLAPTPVILFDGWVLNLASQVWFIPGALLTIGLPLVLWSVFVRSAFGKNLYAVGGNDTTAFSAGVNVGLIRVTSYSIGGVIAAVGGIALTALVSSADASTSSSYVIGAITAIALGGIVITGGRGGLLGAVAGAAVIFLVQNMLTLFNVSQVWLNLVFGALLLFAVITGSIIAAPRKENNQ, from the coding sequence ATGAGCACGGTATTGGATAGATTGGACCGAAAGGGCAGTGCCGCTTCAGTTCCGCAGATACCGCTCCCCGAGCGCGTGCGGCTCTTCTTCCGGCTTCGTCCGGCAGCCTTCGCCACGATCCTCACCGTAGCGATGCTGGCAATCAACATCGCGCTGCAGCCCAACTTCGGGCCGGTGCAGCAATTGGCTGCGTTCGCACCGATGGCGCTGGCCGCCATGGCGACGGCGGCAGCCGTCGTTGGCGGCGGCATCGACCTATCGATCAGCGCCCAGATGACCTTCGCATCGATCCTGCTGGTCGGTTACCTGACTCCCGCGGGGCTGGGCGGCTACATTGCGATCCCCATCCTCCTGGCAGCCGGCGCGCTCCTTGGCATGCTCAACGGTCTGCTCGCCGTGGTCCTGCGACTTCCTCCGATCGTGGCCTCTTTGGCTTCGATGTTCATCTTGACCGGCGTCAATCTGCGCTTGGCGCCCACCCCGGTGATCCTGTTCGACGGGTGGGTGCTCAATCTTGCCAGCCAGGTGTGGTTCATTCCGGGCGCACTGCTGACGATCGGCCTGCCGCTTGTCCTGTGGTCCGTTTTCGTGCGGAGTGCCTTCGGCAAGAATCTCTATGCGGTCGGCGGTAACGACACAACGGCATTCTCGGCCGGCGTCAACGTCGGACTGATCCGCGTAACCTCCTATTCCATTGGCGGCGTCATCGCGGCAGTCGGCGGCATCGCGCTGACGGCCTTGGTGAGCTCAGCAGATGCATCGACCAGTTCGTCGTATGTAATCGGTGCCATCACCGCCATTGCCCTTGGCGGCATTGTGATTACCGGCGGCAGAGGTGGGCTGCTCGGTGCTGTCGCCGGCGCTGCAGTCATCTTCCTCGTTCAGAACATGCTGACGTTGTTCAACGTCTCCCAAGTGTGGCTGAACCTCGTTTTCGGCGCCCTGCTGCTGTTTGCCGTCATTACCGGCTCGATCATTGCGGCCCCGCGGAAGGAG
- a CDS encoding sugar ABC transporter ATP-binding protein: MDAKLRAPEAQTRRRGPCDVLLDVRSLSKRFGPTVAVREASFNIRAGEVHALVGENGSGKSTLVKILSGVHAPNSGEIVIGGTSYNSFASPRNSQQAGIVTVFQEVLSVGSRTVLDNLWLGADGTFTTKVRKAEKSERARTVLAELLEHPPRLDARVEDLSLSDRQVCSIARALLRKPKILILDEATSALDYDSRTRLFRVVRRLCDEGVGIMLITHRMDEIEEIGDRITVLRSGVTVGTVDDENWTTEQLVEMMTGSDHLAPKTARAETREHDPSAPVVLETRGLTLAPGRSPINAQIRAGELVGLAGLEGQGQDAFLKALAGLGTSTGRVVRKASGGEAEILDREAAHSHRIAYVPRERRGESLFEWMSILDNFSIATVHEDSRSGFLSPRAAARRFGDYVSQLSIKTGNTANAITTLSGGNQQKVVIARWLATKPEILLLNDPTRGIDINAKRDLYRLLGDLTAEGMAVVMLSTEVDEHIELMDRVLVFDNFECTHEFQHSELTRQNLVASFFGKESRDEHGIG, from the coding sequence ATGGACGCGAAACTCCGCGCCCCTGAGGCACAGACACGCAGACGCGGGCCGTGTGACGTGCTGCTGGACGTGCGGTCGCTGAGCAAGCGGTTCGGGCCCACGGTTGCTGTCCGGGAAGCCTCATTCAACATCCGGGCCGGTGAAGTGCACGCGCTGGTCGGCGAGAACGGATCGGGTAAATCGACTCTCGTCAAGATCCTGAGCGGAGTACATGCTCCCAACAGCGGGGAGATCGTAATCGGCGGAACCTCGTACAACAGCTTTGCGTCTCCGCGGAATTCGCAGCAGGCAGGAATTGTCACTGTCTTCCAGGAAGTGCTCTCGGTGGGCAGCCGTACTGTGCTGGATAACCTGTGGCTGGGCGCGGACGGAACATTCACGACGAAGGTGCGCAAGGCCGAAAAATCCGAACGTGCCCGGACGGTCCTGGCTGAACTCCTTGAGCACCCGCCGCGGCTTGACGCCCGCGTGGAAGATCTCTCGCTGAGTGACAGGCAGGTCTGCAGTATCGCCCGGGCGCTGCTGCGGAAGCCGAAGATTCTGATCCTGGACGAGGCGACATCTGCCCTCGATTACGACAGCCGGACCCGATTGTTCCGCGTTGTCAGGCGCCTGTGCGATGAGGGTGTGGGGATCATGCTCATTACCCATCGCATGGATGAAATCGAGGAGATTGGAGACCGCATCACTGTGCTCCGGTCGGGCGTCACGGTCGGAACCGTCGATGACGAAAACTGGACGACGGAACAGTTGGTCGAGATGATGACGGGCAGCGATCATCTGGCCCCGAAGACGGCTCGCGCGGAGACGCGGGAACACGACCCTAGTGCCCCCGTCGTCCTCGAAACACGCGGACTAACGCTCGCCCCGGGACGCTCTCCTATTAATGCGCAGATCCGTGCCGGTGAGCTGGTGGGCCTGGCCGGACTTGAAGGGCAGGGGCAGGACGCATTCCTAAAAGCTCTCGCAGGCCTCGGTACGAGTACGGGCCGCGTGGTGCGGAAGGCCAGCGGAGGCGAAGCGGAGATCCTCGATCGGGAAGCAGCCCACTCGCACCGGATTGCTTATGTGCCGCGTGAACGGAGAGGCGAGTCGCTCTTCGAATGGATGTCCATACTCGACAACTTCTCCATCGCGACTGTGCATGAGGACAGCAGATCCGGATTCCTCAGTCCCCGGGCCGCCGCCCGGCGCTTCGGCGACTACGTCTCGCAGTTAAGTATCAAGACCGGAAATACTGCAAACGCCATCACGACGCTTTCCGGCGGGAACCAGCAAAAGGTGGTCATCGCCCGCTGGCTGGCGACCAAGCCCGAGATCCTTCTGCTCAATGACCCCACCCGCGGCATCGACATCAATGCGAAACGCGATCTCTATCGCCTCCTCGGCGATCTTACCGCCGAGGGAATGGCCGTCGTCATGCTCTCCACCGAGGTGGACGAGCACATTGAGCTAATGGATCGGGTACTCGTTTTCGACAACTTTGAGTGCACGCACGAGTTCCAGCATTCGGAACTGACCAGGCAGAACCTAGTTGCCAGCTTCTTTGGGAAGGAAAGCCGCGATGAGCACGGTATTGGATAG
- a CDS encoding substrate-binding domain-containing protein — MTKLSHTEGRMKRRERFRGGMLLALALPGVLAVSACGGGGSSSAGGNAGGAEAFSAVSCGDVPVVEPNDPDGLLKDLPEEVRAAFNGWPDKIEASAWAGLESKAADGPITVGYLQQDSGSPVAAALSAEIKRLAKESKAAGDVAELLIETPGGAGGEVTAADQVRAFEQLVRKGADIIIAQPLSGEALVGAVNSAGEKGIPTVTFTGYVASPYALNISPNGFDSVAQTVARGVEMIDGKGNMLIVQGIEGMTVNTTSVATAEQVVEPCEDIKIVGSPAGDFSDPGAKSAVMSFLASHPEDIDLVYQVASMGAGTFAGFADAGREDMPVILDNLPTAASIAWWEELRPGGYQGLAIPGTGTQFGEALWEVALRTMKGEGPKINQIALETQFITDENIDQYAVAGATTTSAEETETVGSLLPSEYLDGYFTTPGQ, encoded by the coding sequence ATGACCAAGCTCTCCCATACAGAAGGCCGAATGAAGCGTCGCGAGCGCTTTCGCGGAGGCATGCTGCTGGCTTTGGCGCTTCCCGGCGTGCTCGCCGTCTCAGCTTGCGGAGGTGGAGGCTCATCAAGCGCCGGCGGGAACGCAGGCGGGGCGGAAGCGTTTTCGGCAGTCAGTTGCGGAGACGTTCCGGTCGTCGAACCGAACGATCCTGACGGCCTGTTGAAGGACCTTCCGGAGGAAGTCCGGGCGGCGTTCAACGGATGGCCGGACAAGATCGAGGCCAGCGCTTGGGCAGGGCTTGAGTCCAAAGCGGCCGACGGTCCGATCACCGTCGGCTATTTGCAGCAGGATTCCGGAAGCCCTGTAGCGGCTGCGCTGAGCGCGGAGATCAAGCGGCTGGCGAAGGAATCGAAGGCCGCCGGCGATGTCGCCGAACTCCTGATCGAGACACCAGGCGGCGCCGGCGGTGAAGTGACGGCCGCTGACCAAGTGCGGGCGTTCGAGCAGCTGGTGCGCAAAGGCGCGGACATCATCATCGCCCAGCCGCTGTCGGGTGAGGCGCTTGTCGGTGCAGTGAATTCAGCCGGCGAGAAAGGCATACCCACCGTGACTTTCACCGGATACGTTGCCTCTCCCTACGCACTGAACATCAGCCCCAACGGATTCGACAGCGTGGCACAGACCGTTGCCCGGGGCGTGGAGATGATTGACGGCAAGGGCAACATGCTCATCGTCCAAGGCATCGAGGGCATGACGGTGAACACCACCTCCGTCGCGACCGCCGAGCAGGTCGTCGAGCCGTGCGAGGACATCAAGATTGTTGGAAGCCCGGCCGGCGACTTCAGTGACCCCGGTGCCAAGTCCGCGGTCATGAGCTTCCTCGCGTCCCACCCCGAAGATATTGATCTGGTCTACCAGGTGGCTTCCATGGGTGCCGGTACCTTCGCCGGTTTCGCCGATGCCGGACGGGAGGATATGCCGGTGATCCTCGACAACCTTCCCACCGCGGCCTCGATCGCTTGGTGGGAGGAGCTGCGTCCCGGGGGGTACCAAGGACTGGCTATCCCGGGGACGGGCACCCAGTTCGGTGAAGCGCTCTGGGAGGTGGCGCTTCGCACGATGAAGGGCGAGGGGCCGAAGATCAACCAGATCGCGCTCGAAACCCAATTCATCACGGACGAAAACATCGACCAGTATGCGGTTGCTGGCGCGACGACCACCTCGGCAGAGGAAACCGAGACCGTCGGCTCGCTCCTCCCCTCCGAGTACCTCGATGGCTACTTCACCACCCCAGGTCAGTAA